A region from the Brassica napus cultivar Da-Ae chromosome C8, Da-Ae, whole genome shotgun sequence genome encodes:
- the LOC106377030 gene encoding palmitoyl-acyl carrier protein thioesterase, chloroplastic produces the protein MVATSATSSFFHVPSSSSLDTNGKGNRVASTNFAGLNSTPSSGRMKVKPNAQAPPKINGKKANLPGSVEISKSDNETSQPAPAPRTFINQLPDWSMLLAAITTIFLAAEKQWMMLDWKPRRSDMIMDPFGLGRIVQDGLVFRQNFSIRSYEIGADRSASIETVMNHLQETALNHVKSAGLLENGFGSTPEMFKKNLIWVVARMQVVVDKYPTWGDVVEVDTWVSQSGKNGMRRDWLVRDCNTGEIVTRASSLWVMMNKLTRRLSKIPEEVRGEIEPYFVNSDPVIAEDSRKLTKLDDKTADYVRSGLTPRWSDLDVNQHVNNVKYIGWILESAPAGMLESQKLKSMTLEYRRECGRDSVLQSLTAVSGCDVGNLGTAGEVECQHLLRLQDGAEVVRGRTEWSSKTEATTWDTATS, from the exons ATGGTGGCTACTTCCGCTACGTCCTCGTTTTTTCATGTTCCATCTTCCTCCTCTCTTGATACTAATGGGAAGGGGAACAGAGTTGCGTCCACGAACTTCGCTGGACTTAACTCAACGCCAAGCTCTGGGAGGATGAAGGTTAAACCAAACGCTCAGGCTCCACCCAAGATCAACGGGAAGAAAGCTAACTTGCCTGGTTCTGTAGAGATATCAAAGTCTGACAACGAGACTTCGCAGCCCGCACCCGCACCGAGGACGTTTATCAACCAGCTGCCTGACTGGAGCATGCTTCTCGCTGCCATAACAACGATTTTCTTGGCGGCTGAGAAACAGTGGATGATGCTTGACTGGAAACCCAGGCGTTCTGATATGATTATGGATCCTTTCGGTTTAGGGAGAATCGTTCAGGATGGTCTTGTCTTTCGTCAGAATTTCTCCATTAGGTCTTATGAGATAGGTGCTGATCGCTCTGCGTCTATAGAAACTGTTATGAATCATTTACAG GAAACGGCCCTAAACCATGTGAAGTCTGCCGGACTGCTGGAAAATGGGTTTGGTTCTACTCCCGAGATGTTTAAGAAGAACTTGATATGGGTCGTTGCTCGTATGCAGGTTGTCGTTGATAAATATCCTACTTG GGGAGATGTTGTGGAAGTGGATACATGGGTTAGTCAGTCTGGAAAGAATGGTATGCGTCGTGATTGGCTGGTTCGGGATTGCAATACTGGAGAAATTGTAACGCGAGCATCAAG TTTGTGGGTGATGATGAATAAACTCACAAGGAGATTGTCAAAGATTCCTGAAGAGGTTCGAGGGGAAATAGAGCCTTATTTTGTGAACTCTGATCCTGTCATTGCCGAAGACAGCAGAAAGTTAACCAAACTTGATGACAAGACTGCTGACTATGTTCGTTCGGGTCTCACT CCGAGGTGGAGTGACTTGGATGTTAACCAGCATGTTAACAATGTAAAGTACATCGGGTGGATACTGGAGAGTGCTCCAGCAGGGATGCTGGAGAGTCAGAAGCTGAAAAGCATGACTCTGGAGTATCGCAGGGAGTGCGGGAGAGACAGTGTGCTTCAGTCTCTCACCGCGGTCTCTGGATGTGATGTCGGTAACCTCGGGACAGCCGGGGAAGTGGAGTGTCAGCATTTGCTTCGTCTCCAGGATGGAGCTGAAGTggtgagaggaagaacagagtGGAGTTCCAAGACAGAAGCAACAACTTGGGACACTGCTACATCGTAA
- the LOC106374922 gene encoding cucumber peeling cupredoxin: MPYNMRSSSSCVSVLLIVSLMLLSLSADAYKNYTVGGSTGWFDIQERPSANYQKWADSKTFSLGDFLIFNTDSNHSVVQTYDFKTYKECNYNNGEDNSTTEWSAANPSATSPVPVSVSVPLVKEGLNYFFSGNYDGEQCKFGQHFMINVTHGQGLPSPDKDDETAPGPGQSSQSGDDDEVAPDTIVPANFDHPKDIESDDDDSLVKGSKSSSSVTKYNLLCLVLMGFLASFF, from the exons ATGCCATACAACATGAGATCTTCATCATCTTGTGTTAGTGTGTTACTCATCGTGTCACTTATGCTTCTGAGTTTGTCGGCTGATGCGTACAAGAACTACACTGTGGGAGGATCCACGGGATGGTTCGATATCCAGGAGAGACCTTCTGCGAATTATCAGAAATGGGCTGATTCCAAAACCTTTTCTTTGGGTGATTTCCTCA TTTTCAACACAGATAGCAACCATTCGGTGGTGCAGACATATGATTTCAAAACATACAAAGAATGTAATTACAACAACGGTGAAGACAATAGTACAACAGAGTGGTCGGCTGCAAACCCTTCAGCAACATCTCCAGTTCCGGTCTCAGTTAGTGTTCCTCTTGTTAAAGAAGGTCTCAATTATTTCTTCTCAGGAAACTATGACGGCGAACAATGTAAATTTGGGCAGCATTTCATGATAAATGTAACACATGGTCAAGGCCTACCATCACCAGATAAAGATGATGAAACGGCCCCTGGACCAGGCCAATCCTCTCAATCCGGCGATGATGATGAAGTTGCTCCAGATACTATAGTTCCCGCCAATTTTGACCATCCCAAAGATATTgagagtgatgatgatgatagttTGGTTAAGGGCAGTAAAAGTTCTTCTTCcgttacaaaatataatttgttatgTTTGGTTTTAATGGGGTTCCTAGCatcattcttttaa
- the LOC106377031 gene encoding putative axial regulator YABBY 2 isoform X1, with the protein MSIDLSSDRVCYVLCNFCTTTLAVSVPYASLFTLVTVRCGHCTNLLSLNIGVSLHQSSPPPIHQDLQQPKQHITSSVTRKEWGSSSRSSNHFSTTLSENVDQEAPRMPPIRPPEKRQRVPSAYNRFIKEEIQRIKAGNPAISHREAFSTAAKNWAHFPHIHFGLKLDGNKKGKQLDQTVAGHKSNGYF; encoded by the exons ATGTCTATAGATTTATCATCTGATCGTGTTTGCTATGTCCTCTGCAACTTCTGCACCACAACTTTAGcg GTAAGTGTACCATACGCAAGTTTGTTCACACTTGTGACGGTGAGATGTGGCCATTGTACCAATTTGCTCTCTCTCAACATTGGAGTTTCACTTCATCAAAGCTCGCCTCCTCCCATTCATCAAGATCTTCAG CAGCCTAAGCAACACATAACCTCTTCGGTGACAAGGAAAGAATGGGGATCATCTTCCAGGAGCTCCAACCATTTTTCAACCACATTGTCAGAAAATGTCGATCAGGAGGCTCCTAGAATGCCTCCTATTCGTC CGCCGGAGAAAAGACAACGCGTTCCTTCGGCCTACAACAGATTCATCAA AGAGGAAATTCAAAGGATCAAAGCTGGCAATCCAGCGATCAGCCACCGTGAGGCGTTTAGCACAGCTGCTAAAAAT TGGGCACATTTTCCTCACATTCACTTTGGATTAAAGCTGGATGGCAACAAAAAAGGCAAGCAATTAGACCAGACAGTTGCAGGCCACAAGTCTAATGGCTATTTCTAA
- the LOC106377031 gene encoding putative axial regulator YABBY 2 isoform X2: MSIDLSSDRVCYVLCNFCTTTLAVSVPYASLFTLVTVRCGHCTNLLSLNIGVSLHQSSPPPIHQDLQPKQHITSSVTRKEWGSSSRSSNHFSTTLSENVDQEAPRMPPIRPPEKRQRVPSAYNRFIKEEIQRIKAGNPAISHREAFSTAAKNWAHFPHIHFGLKLDGNKKGKQLDQTVAGHKSNGYF, from the exons ATGTCTATAGATTTATCATCTGATCGTGTTTGCTATGTCCTCTGCAACTTCTGCACCACAACTTTAGcg GTAAGTGTACCATACGCAAGTTTGTTCACACTTGTGACGGTGAGATGTGGCCATTGTACCAATTTGCTCTCTCTCAACATTGGAGTTTCACTTCATCAAAGCTCGCCTCCTCCCATTCATCAAGATCTTCAG CCTAAGCAACACATAACCTCTTCGGTGACAAGGAAAGAATGGGGATCATCTTCCAGGAGCTCCAACCATTTTTCAACCACATTGTCAGAAAATGTCGATCAGGAGGCTCCTAGAATGCCTCCTATTCGTC CGCCGGAGAAAAGACAACGCGTTCCTTCGGCCTACAACAGATTCATCAA AGAGGAAATTCAAAGGATCAAAGCTGGCAATCCAGCGATCAGCCACCGTGAGGCGTTTAGCACAGCTGCTAAAAAT TGGGCACATTTTCCTCACATTCACTTTGGATTAAAGCTGGATGGCAACAAAAAAGGCAAGCAATTAGACCAGACAGTTGCAGGCCACAAGTCTAATGGCTATTTCTAA
- the LOC106377033 gene encoding histone deacetylase 8 isoform X1, whose translation MLSSDQTLKPQSDAVDVFWHEGMLQHDAVEGVFDTGTNPGFLDVLEKHPENADRVRNMVSILQRGPIAPHVNWLPGRLAIVSELLTFHTSDYINKLIEADKSGERREISAGTFMSPGSWEAALLAAGTTLSAMQHILDSHGKIAYALVRPPGHHSQPTQADGYCFLNNAALAVKLALDSGQCSRVAVVDIDVHYGNGTAEGFYRSDKVLTVSLHMNHGSWGSSHPQRGSVDEIGEGVGLGYNLNVPLPNGTGDKGYEYAVNELVVPAVRRFGPDMVVLVVGQDSSAVSSFFVYRCVRGPQFEFDPNGRQSLTMNGYRRIGQIIRAMAEEHSNGRLLMVQEGGYHVTYAAYCLHAMLEGVLKIPEPHLSDPVAYYPEDEAVAVEAVKSIKRYHSECVPFLRGT comes from the exons ATGTTAAGCTCAGATCAGACCTTGAAACCCCAAAGCGACGCCGTAGATGTCTTCTGGCACGAAGGAATGCTCCAACACGACGCCGTCGAAGGCGTCTTCGACACGGGAACCAACCCCGGATTCCTCGACGTACTGGAGAAACACCCGGAGAACGCCGACAGAGTCAGGAACATGGTTTCGATTCTCCAACGTGGTCCCATCGCTCCCCATGTCAACTGGCTTCCCGGGCGTCTCGCAATCGTCTCGGAGCTTCTAACGTTTCACACTTCAG ACTACATAAACAAGCTAATAGAGGCAGATAAATCAGGAGAAAGGCGTGAGATTTCCGCAGGTACATTCATGAGCCCAGGGTCTTGGGAAGCTGCGCTTCTTGCAGCCGGAACAACTCTATCAGCAATGCAACACATTCTCGACAGCCACGGCAAAATAGCTTATGCTCTAGTACGCCCACCAGGCCACCACTCACAGCCAACTCAAGCTGATGGGTATTGCTTCCTCAACAACGCAGCTCTCGCCGTGAAGCTAGCATTGGATTCAGGACAATGCTCGCGAGTTGCGGTTGTGGACATCGATGTGCACTACGGGAACGGCACGGCTGAAGGGTTTTACAGGTCTGATAAGGTTCTCACGGTGTCGCTGCATATGAACCACGGGTCGTGGGGGTCGTCTCATCCGCAGAGAGGGTCTGTTGATGAGATTGGCGAAGGTGTGGGGTTGGGTTATAACTTGAATGTTCCTTTACCTAATGGCACTGGTGATAAGGGTTATGAGTATGCGGTGAATGAGCTGGTGGTTCCTGCTGTTAGGAGGTTTGGACCTGATATGGTTGTTCTTGTTGTTGGTCAAGACTCCAGCGCTGTAAGTTCTTTCTTCGTTTACCGTTGTGTTAGAGGTCCACAGTTCGAG TTTGATCCAAACGGGAGACAAAGCCTGACGATGAATGGATACAGAAGGATTGGGCAGATAATAAGGGCAATGGCAGAGGAGCATAGCAATGGAAGGTTGCTTATGGTGCAAGAAGGAGGGTATCATGTAACATATGCAGCTTACTGCCTCCACGCCATGCTTGAAGGCGTGCTGAAGATTCCAGAACCGCATCTATCGGATCCGGTTGCTTATTACCCTGAAGATGAAGCTGTTGCTGTTGAAGCTGTTAAGTCAATCAAAAGATACCACTCTGAATGTGTTCCATTTCTCAGAGGGACTTGA
- the LOC106377033 gene encoding histone deacetylase 8 isoform X2, translating to MLSSDQTLKPQSDAVDVFWHEGMLQHDAVEGVFDTGTNPGFLDVLEKHPENADRVRNMVSILQRGPIAPHVNWLPGRLAIVSELLTFHTSDYINKLIEADKSGERREISAGTFMSPGSWEAALLAAGTTLSAMQHILDSHGKIAYALVRPPGHHSQPTQADGYCFLNNAALAVKLALDSGQCSRVAVVDIDVHYGNGTAEGFYRSDKVLTVSLHMNHGSWGSSHPQRGSVDEIGEGVGLGYNLNVPLPNGTGDKGYEYAVNELVVPAVRRFGPDMVVLVVGQDSSAFDPNGRQSLTMNGYRRIGQIIRAMAEEHSNGRLLMVQEGGYHVTYAAYCLHAMLEGVLKIPEPHLSDPVAYYPEDEAVAVEAVKSIKRYHSECVPFLRGT from the exons ATGTTAAGCTCAGATCAGACCTTGAAACCCCAAAGCGACGCCGTAGATGTCTTCTGGCACGAAGGAATGCTCCAACACGACGCCGTCGAAGGCGTCTTCGACACGGGAACCAACCCCGGATTCCTCGACGTACTGGAGAAACACCCGGAGAACGCCGACAGAGTCAGGAACATGGTTTCGATTCTCCAACGTGGTCCCATCGCTCCCCATGTCAACTGGCTTCCCGGGCGTCTCGCAATCGTCTCGGAGCTTCTAACGTTTCACACTTCAG ACTACATAAACAAGCTAATAGAGGCAGATAAATCAGGAGAAAGGCGTGAGATTTCCGCAGGTACATTCATGAGCCCAGGGTCTTGGGAAGCTGCGCTTCTTGCAGCCGGAACAACTCTATCAGCAATGCAACACATTCTCGACAGCCACGGCAAAATAGCTTATGCTCTAGTACGCCCACCAGGCCACCACTCACAGCCAACTCAAGCTGATGGGTATTGCTTCCTCAACAACGCAGCTCTCGCCGTGAAGCTAGCATTGGATTCAGGACAATGCTCGCGAGTTGCGGTTGTGGACATCGATGTGCACTACGGGAACGGCACGGCTGAAGGGTTTTACAGGTCTGATAAGGTTCTCACGGTGTCGCTGCATATGAACCACGGGTCGTGGGGGTCGTCTCATCCGCAGAGAGGGTCTGTTGATGAGATTGGCGAAGGTGTGGGGTTGGGTTATAACTTGAATGTTCCTTTACCTAATGGCACTGGTGATAAGGGTTATGAGTATGCGGTGAATGAGCTGGTGGTTCCTGCTGTTAGGAGGTTTGGACCTGATATGGTTGTTCTTGTTGTTGGTCAAGACTCCAGCGCT TTTGATCCAAACGGGAGACAAAGCCTGACGATGAATGGATACAGAAGGATTGGGCAGATAATAAGGGCAATGGCAGAGGAGCATAGCAATGGAAGGTTGCTTATGGTGCAAGAAGGAGGGTATCATGTAACATATGCAGCTTACTGCCTCCACGCCATGCTTGAAGGCGTGCTGAAGATTCCAGAACCGCATCTATCGGATCCGGTTGCTTATTACCCTGAAGATGAAGCTGTTGCTGTTGAAGCTGTTAAGTCAATCAAAAGATACCACTCTGAATGTGTTCCATTTCTCAGAGGGACTTGA
- the LOC106377035 gene encoding calreticulin-3, producing the protein MGLPQNKLKSFCIFLLSLLTLTPLAFSEIFLEEHFEGGWKSRWVLSDWKRNEGKAGTFKHTAGKWPGDPDNKGIQTYNDAKHYAISAKIPEFSNKNRTLVVQYSVKIEQDIECGGAYIKLLSGYVNQKQFGGDTPYSLMFGPDICGTQTKKLHVILSYQGQNYPIKKDLECETDKLNHFYTFILRPDASYSVLVDNKEREFGSMYTDWDILPPRKIKVKNAKKPVDWDDREYIDDPEDVKPEGYDSIPREIPDQKAKEPEDWDEEENGHWEPPKIPNPAYKGSWKAKKIKNPNYKGKWKNPWIDNPEFEDDPDLYVLKPIRYAGIEVWQVKAGSIFDNILISDDPEYARSMVDDYFAQHRESEKELFAEAEKERKAREDEEARIAREEGERRRKERGDRYGHRDRRDRYKRHHRRDYMDDYHDEL; encoded by the exons ATGGGATTGCCTCAAAACAAGCTCAAGTCTTTCTGCATCTTCCTCTTGTCTCTTCTCACTCTCACTCCATTGGCTTTCTCGGAGATCTTCTTAGAAGAGCACTTCGAAG GTGGGTGGAAAAGCAGGTGGGTCTTATCTGATTGGAAGAGAAACGAAGGCAAAGCCGGTACCTTTAAGCACACCGCCGGTAAATGGCCCGGCGATCCCGACAATAAAG GTATTCAGACATATAATGATGCCAAGCATTACGCAATTTCTGCAAAGATTCCAGAGTTTAGTAACAAGAACCGGACTCTTGTTGTCCAGTACTCAGTCAAAATCGAACAAGACATAGAATGTGGTGGCGCTTACATCAAGCTCCTCTCTGGCTACGTTAACCAGAAGCAATTTGGTGGTGATACTCCTTACAG TCTAATGTTTGGACCAGATATATGTGGCACACAGACGAAGAAGCTTCATGTTATACTTTCATACCAGGGACAGAACTATCCAATTAAAAAGGATTTGGAATGTGAAACCGACAAGTTAAATCACTTCTACACATTTATTCTGCGGCCTGATGCTTCTTACAGCGTCCTTGTTGATAATAAAGAGAGGGAGTTTGGTAGTATGTACACTGACTGGGACATCCTTCCTCCAAGGAAGATCAAGGTTAAAAATGCAAAGAAG CCAGTGGACTGGGATGACAGAGAGTATATTGATGACCCTGAGGATGTCAAACCTGAG GGTTATGATTCGATTCCACGTGAAATCCCAGACCAAAAAGCTAAAGAG CCTGAGGactgggatgaagaagaaaacgGACACTGGGAACCACCAAAGATCCCAAACCCTGCCTACAAAGGTTCTTGGAAAGCAAAG AAAATCAAGAACCCGAACTACAAGGGAAAATGGAAGAACCCATGGATAGATAACCCAG AGTTTGAAGATGATCCAGATCTTTATGTTCTGAAGCCTATAAGATATGCAGGCATTGAAGTATGGCAG GTGAAGGCTGGTTCAATATTTGACAATATCTTGATCAGTGATGACCCAGAATATGCAAGGAGCATGGTGGATGACTATTTTGCTCAGCACAGAGAG TCTGAGAAGGAGTTATTTGCGGAAgctgagaaagaaagaaaagctaGAGAAGATGAG GAAGCTCGTATAGCACGAGAAGAAGGGGAACGTAGACGAAAGGAGAGGGGTGACCGGTATGGACACAGGGACAGGAGGGATCGTTACAAACGG CACCATCGACGTGATTACATGGACGATTACCAT GATGAGCTATAA